In Streptomyces camelliae, the sequence CGACCGTCGCCGACACGCTCGCCAACGGCGCCTTCTACTACGGCCTCACCCGGGCCCTGGTCGAGGAGGACCGGCCGGTGTGGTCGCGGATGTCGTTCGCGGCCGCCGAGGACAATCTGCACACCGCCGCCCGGCACGGCATCGAGGCCCTGCTGTACTGGCCCGGCATGGGTGAAGTCCCGGTCCCGGAACTGGTGTTGCGCCGACTGCTGCCGCTCGCCCACCAGGGTCTCGCGCTGTCCGGTATGGACGAGGCGTGGCGGGAGCCGCTGCTCGGCGTCATCGAGCAGCGCTGTGTGACGGTGCGCAACGGCGCGGTGTGGCAGAAGGAGATGTGCCACCGCCTCGACGCCACCACCCGCGCCGGCCGCCATGAGGCGCTGCGCCGGATGACCATGCTGTACATCGACTACATGCATCTCAACGCCCCGGTCCACACCTGGCCGGTGGAGTGAACCGGCCCGGCCGGCGCAGGTGCGGCCGGCGCGGGTCAGGTACTCCTCGTTCGGCAGGCGGCAGACGAGACCGTCGGGCAGGTCACGCGACACCCCCGCACACGCCTCACCCGGACCGGGTCACGCCGTTCAGCGGAACGCGCCGCGCGGTCACCGTGCGGTGGCTGATGCGCCAGCCGTCGGGGGTGCGGACGAGAGTGTCGTCGTAGGTGACGGAGCCGCAGGAGCCGTCCGTGCGCACGCCGAGGCCCTTGGAGCGGGCGCGCACCACGCCGTCCGCCGCTTCCCGCACGACGACGTTGGTGACGTGATGGGCGACGGGATTGCCGGCGCCGAGGGCCAGCGCCGCCTCCCGGATGGCGGGCAGGCCTGTCAGCGGGTCCTGCCCGAAGTCGGTCACGTCATAGACGGCGTCCGGGGTGAACAGCTCGTCGAGGCGGTCGAGTTCACCGTCGTCCACGAGGTGACCGTGCTGCGCGATCAACTCGCCGATGGCCAGCCGGTCTTCGAGCGTCAGCGTCATGTACGTCCCTCTCGGTCGGCGGGTGTCAGTGCGCGAACACCGTACTCGCCAGCGCGACATGCACCGCGGTGCCGGCCAGGATGCTCAGTGGGGCGTTGCGCCGCCACAGGTGCACGCCGACGGTGACGGTCAGCGCCGCAAGCGGAGCCAGCACAGCGGTGTGCGTGACCGGCAGGTCGCGCAGGCAGTAGACGACCAGGATCACCATGATCCCGGCGGGCATCCGGGACTGGAGGTACCGCACGGTCCGGCTCGCGCGCAGCGGGCCGAGCACGGCGAACGGCAGGGCGCGCAGCGCC encodes:
- a CDS encoding branched-chain amino acid transporter permease, with product MPDTPYLVAAVLVAAAVTWALRALPFAVLGPLRASRTVRYLQSRMPAGIMVILVVYCLRDLPVTHTAVLAPLAALTVTVGVHLWRRNAPLSILAGTAVHVALASTVFAH
- a CDS encoding nuclear transport factor 2 family protein, producing MTLTLEDRLAIGELIAQHGHLVDDGELDRLDELFTPDAVYDVTDFGQDPLTGLPAIREAALALGAGNPVAHHVTNVVVREAADGVVRARSKGLGVRTDGSCGSVTYDDTLVRTPDGWRISHRTVTARRVPLNGVTRSG